One Novosphingobium sp. G106 DNA segment encodes these proteins:
- a CDS encoding branched-chain amino acid aminotransferase, translating to MATSATTEITFEHMSHPAPVPAAKREEILENPGFGTNFTDHMVSIDWTEGRGWHDAVIGPRAPIALDPATAVLHYAQEIFEGLKAYKHGDGSVALFRPEANAARFNQSAQRLAMPEMPEALFIESIRQIVKADRDWIPAGDGASLYLRPFMFASEAFLGVRPAKQYKYLVIASPAGNYFKSGAPAVSIWVSDYTRAAPGGTGAAKCGGNYAASLVPQAEAIERGHDQVVFLDAAEHKWIEELGGMNLYFVFSDGSLVTPSLTGTILPGITRDSILALARDEGLTVREERYSLDQWRADAQSGKLVETFACGTAAVVTPVGKVAGREVDFTIGSGGPGQLTQKLKNRLVAIQRGEAPDPHGWVMKV from the coding sequence ATGGCGACGTCCGCCACCACCGAAATCACGTTCGAGCACATGTCTCACCCCGCGCCGGTTCCTGCGGCAAAGCGCGAGGAAATCCTGGAAAACCCGGGTTTCGGCACGAATTTCACCGATCACATGGTCTCGATCGACTGGACCGAGGGCCGCGGCTGGCACGATGCCGTGATCGGTCCGCGCGCACCCATCGCGCTCGATCCGGCGACGGCCGTGCTGCACTATGCGCAGGAGATCTTCGAGGGACTCAAGGCCTACAAGCACGGCGACGGAAGCGTCGCGCTGTTCCGGCCTGAGGCCAATGCGGCGCGCTTCAATCAGTCGGCGCAGCGGCTCGCCATGCCCGAGATGCCCGAGGCGCTGTTCATCGAATCGATCCGCCAGATCGTCAAAGCCGACCGCGACTGGATTCCGGCGGGCGACGGCGCCTCGCTTTACCTGCGGCCCTTCATGTTCGCGTCCGAGGCCTTCCTCGGCGTGCGCCCGGCCAAGCAGTACAAGTATCTCGTCATCGCCAGCCCGGCGGGCAACTATTTCAAGTCGGGCGCGCCGGCGGTGTCGATCTGGGTGAGCGACTACACCCGCGCCGCGCCCGGCGGCACGGGCGCGGCCAAGTGCGGCGGCAACTATGCCGCCAGCCTCGTCCCCCAGGCCGAGGCGATCGAGCGCGGCCACGACCAGGTCGTCTTCCTCGACGCCGCCGAGCACAAGTGGATCGAGGAACTGGGCGGCATGAACCTGTACTTCGTGTTCAGCGACGGCAGCCTCGTCACACCGTCGCTGACCGGCACGATCCTTCCCGGCATCACCCGCGATTCGATCCTGGCCCTCGCCCGCGACGAAGGCCTGACGGTGCGCGAGGAGCGCTATAGCCTCGACCAGTGGCGCGCCGATGCCCAGTCGGGCAAGCTGGTCGAGACCTTCGCCTGCGGCACCGCCGCGGTGGTCACGCCGGTCGGCAAGGTTGCGGGCCGCGAGGTCGATTTCACCATCGGCTCGGGCGGCCCGGGCCAGCTCACGCAGAAGCTCAAGAACCGCCTCGTCGCGATCCAACGCGGCGAAGCGCCCGACCCGCACGGCTGGGTGATGAAGGTCTGA
- the yghU gene encoding glutathione-dependent disulfide-bond oxidoreductase: protein MAEDYVPPEVWTWKREGQTGFRGNRPIAGATHEHELPRGKHPFQLYSLGSPNGQKVSIMFEELLAAGYSEAEYDAWLISIMDGDQFGSGFVSVNPNSKIPALLDLSGPEPVRVFESAAILLHLAEKFGAFIPTDAKGRAECLSWLFWQMSNAPSMGGGFGHFYKMAPVKLEYAINRYAMEAKRIFDVADRHLAEHRYFTGDAYSIADIAVFTWFRYFQRANAYDGGSKFLGTPDYLNVARWIDEIDAREPVRRGLIVNLTGDDKVRERHSAADIDAVLTAQV from the coding sequence ATGGCAGAAGACTACGTACCGCCCGAAGTCTGGACCTGGAAGCGCGAGGGTCAGACCGGCTTTCGCGGCAACCGCCCGATCGCAGGGGCGACGCACGAGCACGAACTGCCGCGCGGCAAGCATCCGTTCCAGCTCTATTCGCTGGGCTCACCCAATGGCCAGAAGGTCTCGATCATGTTCGAGGAACTTCTCGCCGCGGGCTATAGCGAAGCCGAATACGACGCCTGGCTGATCAGCATCATGGACGGCGACCAGTTCGGCAGCGGCTTCGTCTCGGTCAATCCCAATTCCAAGATCCCCGCCCTGCTCGACCTGTCGGGGCCAGAGCCGGTCCGCGTCTTCGAATCCGCCGCGATCCTGCTGCACCTGGCCGAGAAGTTCGGCGCCTTCATTCCGACCGATGCCAAGGGCCGCGCAGAGTGCCTGTCCTGGCTGTTCTGGCAGATGTCGAACGCGCCCTCGATGGGCGGCGGTTTCGGGCACTTCTACAAGATGGCGCCGGTCAAGCTCGAATACGCGATCAACCGCTACGCCATGGAAGCCAAGCGCATCTTCGACGTCGCCGACCGGCACCTGGCCGAGCATCGCTATTTCACCGGCGACGCCTATTCGATCGCCGACATCGCCGTGTTCACCTGGTTCCGCTATTTCCAGCGCGCCAATGCCTACGACGGCGGCAGCAAGTTCCTTGGCACACCGGACTACCTCAACGTCGCGCGCTGGATCGACGAGATCGACGCGCGCGAGCCGGTAAGGCGCGGTCTGATCGTCAACCTGACCGGCGATGACAAAGTCCGCGAACGCCATAGCGCCGCGGACATCGATGCGGTCCTGACCGCACAGGTCTGA
- a CDS encoding TonB-dependent receptor produces MPAGTLLPFLATLSCADISTLKCTPINTFGSPLIPSLLQNSLTRYWYENIGFFGQATYRFTDQLSITGGIRYTIDKTTAEGGTRQLFFFAPNQYNAVCAANNAIPAPSGESCITHAEQTTKKPTWLIDLDYKPTDDILLYAKYARGYRQGNINASNTIPQGWGPEKVESYEIGAKLSFRGEFSGYFNIAGFYNDFSDQQLATSLIPAAGSTASPAQAIVNAGKSKIQGIEVDALANYSAFSLAVGYTYLDTELKSFTPVNFPGYLPATPNSVVGGPLPLSPKHKVSVTPSVKLPVSENLGEITLSATYVHTSSQVTASPLVTPFGTVPAFDLLNLNLAWKSVGGSPVDLAAFVTNLTNEKYYNFIGGGWQSTGIEYGALGMPRMFGLRAKVRFGAMAD; encoded by the coding sequence ATCAATACCTTCGGTTCACCGCTGATCCCCAGCCTGCTGCAGAATTCGCTGACGCGGTACTGGTACGAGAACATCGGCTTCTTCGGCCAGGCGACCTACCGGTTCACCGATCAGCTCTCGATCACCGGCGGTATTCGCTACACGATCGACAAGACGACCGCCGAAGGCGGGACGCGCCAGCTCTTCTTCTTCGCGCCCAACCAGTACAACGCGGTCTGCGCGGCGAACAACGCGATCCCGGCGCCGAGCGGTGAATCCTGCATCACCCATGCGGAACAGACGACCAAGAAGCCGACCTGGCTGATCGACCTCGACTACAAGCCTACCGACGACATCCTGCTCTATGCCAAATACGCGCGCGGCTACCGCCAGGGTAACATCAACGCGTCGAACACGATTCCGCAGGGCTGGGGCCCCGAAAAGGTCGAGAGCTATGAAATTGGCGCGAAGCTGTCGTTCCGCGGCGAGTTCAGCGGCTATTTCAACATCGCCGGTTTCTACAACGACTTCAGCGACCAGCAACTCGCCACGTCGCTGATCCCGGCGGCGGGCTCCACCGCTTCGCCGGCGCAGGCGATCGTGAACGCCGGCAAGTCGAAGATCCAGGGCATCGAGGTCGACGCGCTAGCCAACTACTCGGCCTTCAGCCTGGCGGTCGGCTACACCTATCTCGACACCGAGCTCAAGAGCTTCACCCCGGTGAACTTCCCCGGCTATCTGCCGGCGACGCCGAACTCGGTCGTCGGCGGTCCGCTGCCGCTTTCGCCAAAGCACAAGGTGAGCGTCACGCCTTCGGTGAAGCTGCCGGTCAGCGAAAACCTCGGCGAGATCACGCTCAGTGCAACTTACGTTCACACATCGAGCCAGGTGACGGCGTCGCCGCTGGTGACGCCGTTCGGCACGGTGCCGGCTTTCGACCTGCTGAACCTCAACCTGGCCTGGAAGTCGGTCGGCGGTTCGCCGGTCGATCTTGCGGCTTTCGTCACCAACCTGACCAACGAGAAGTACTACAACTTCATCGGCGGCGGCTGGCAATCGACCGGCATCGAATACGGTGCGCTCGGCATGCCGCGGATGTTCGGCCTGCGGGCCAAGGTCCGTTTCGGCGCGATGGCCGACTGA
- a CDS encoding Isoquinoline 1-oxidoreductase subunit — MTAAATVRRFGVVAFGSAAALAVAVSTYPGEAAAPPATELRDAASFASIRSADARSQAYFTEAAKVIMHPRCMNCHPATRRPTQGDNMHPHEPPMFAGESNIGPAGLACSSCHGDANVTTYTAGIRSIPGNSHWSLAPASMAWQGLSMGDICRQVRDPKRNGDRDLEAIYHHMAEDHLVGWAWHPGDGRVPAPGTQKAFGALIRGWIDTGAKCPA; from the coding sequence GTCGTCGCCTTCGGCTCCGCGGCGGCACTCGCGGTCGCGGTCTCGACCTATCCCGGCGAAGCCGCCGCGCCACCGGCCACCGAACTGCGCGACGCCGCGAGCTTCGCTTCGATCCGCAGCGCCGACGCCCGGTCGCAGGCCTATTTCACCGAGGCCGCGAAAGTCATCATGCATCCGCGATGTATGAACTGCCATCCCGCGACGCGCAGGCCGACCCAGGGCGACAACATGCACCCGCACGAACCGCCGATGTTCGCGGGCGAAAGCAACATCGGCCCCGCAGGCCTTGCCTGCTCGTCGTGCCACGGCGACGCCAACGTCACCACCTACACTGCGGGCATCCGCAGCATACCCGGCAATTCGCACTGGTCGCTCGCACCGGCCAGCATGGCCTGGCAGGGACTCAGCATGGGCGACATCTGCCGGCAGGTGCGCGATCCCAAGCGCAACGGCGACCGTGACCTCGAAGCCATCTATCACCACATGGCCGAGGATCATCTGGTCGGTTGGGCCTGGCATCCGGGCGACGGCAGGGTCCCGGCACCCGGAACGCAAAAGGCGTTCGGTGCGCTGATCAGGGGGTGGATCGACACGGGCGCCAAATGCCCGGCCTGA